The window TCGTGGCCAGCGGAATCcgccccttttcttccgcagcgccttctgTGCCTTTTCGGATATTCACCTGCCAAACGAGACAGCAGCTCTCGTCGTCGACGTCcggcttcgcgtcttcctcatcCTGTACAGAAGGGATaaaaagcgaaaggagagatcGACAGCGACATGAACACACAGatgcgagacgagagaagtgAGACCGAAAGACGCTGAGACGCGGAAACTTCCACAAAGGGCCTTTCCACTGTCGTGCTTCGGCTTCTGATCTCAGCGTGtcggttcttctcttttttccgtttcctcccctcGACTTCTAAAGCCTTTCTTCCAGCTTCCACAGCCTCCTGAGGTTGAAAAGAGCCAAGAGAGATGGCCGTTCCCTTCCCCCGACCTAACGCATGCATCGCCACCCACACAGTCGTGGTGCCCATCCTCTTTGAATTCCTTTTCCCGGcttccgctgcatgcagacggcCTTTCGAGAAGCTGTCCTCTCTCGACTGCTTCGCTTCAAGacaacggagaaagaaagaaactcGCAATCCGCCCTTTCGTCACGGTCTCTGATtccgacacacacactccCTAATCCTCTCTACACACTCTTTCTTGTGCTTCCTCTATCTCTCCCtccacctttctctctccctctctttctctcatgcttcctccttctctcgtgcttcgtccttctctcgtgcttcgtccttctctcgtgcttcgtccttctctcatccttcctctttttctcctcttctttcctgcgtctccccctctttctttccttctttctctcgcttcttgaCTCActtcgtcgtcgtccacGGCCGAGCTGCCTTCGAGTTCGCGCCACTTGATGCGCCGGAGCATGAGGCTGCGGAATCTTTTGATGGAGACGAGAGATCCTGTGAATCGCAGCAAGAACGCACACCATTTCGGatgagcgaggaaagaaacacggagagacaacgaagaaagaaagggtGGCTTACCCTCCACGAGAACAATCGTCTTCAAAGAACTCGGGCAAATGACGGCCACGCCAGCGAGGTGGAGCTGCTGCGCATTGATATCCAcctgcgaaaaaaacgcgacaaaaaGAACAAGACTCTTTTAAACCGGAAGCACGTCGACATACGTAAACGCGATAAAAGCATTACGATACAGACTCTTCAAACCCTCACAGAATCTGCGTCTCCACATGCAGATATGCATATTTCCTTGCACACTGGTAGCGAGTTGCTCGCGTAACTCGCACAGACCACATTTGTTTTCAGCAGATCTGTAATCTTAATCTGCCTACGGGAACAAAATGTTAaccgtgtttctctcgcctctcatATTACACGCATCTGCAACcacatatatttacatatatatatgaagtatatatgcacatatgtatgtatgtatgtatgtatgtatgtatgtatgtatgtatgtatgtatgtatgtatgtatatgtatgcataaATACGTGCGCATCTGTTATATGCAGGCTGCGGCAAAGCAGAATGCAGCTGTGTAGGGGCCttttgttttgttttttACCTTGTACAGATGGCGCTTGTTGGTTAAGTCTttgaggcagaaaaggagaacgtGAAACTCCCCGCTATGAGGTTTCTTCTGTGCGTCGGGCGGATAgacgcgcaggcgagaacagagaagggaaagggaggaagagacaccgcacagcggcgagaaaaacagagaggaaaatgAGGAACCCTAGGCAGTTTGCCACGAACAACGCACTGAACATGCAACGTGAAGTAGATTCGCCACAGACGCAACATTCCGGGAACTCCAACGTCGTTCTTTCTCACGAGCATTCAcacgctgcatgcagtttaAACAGAGGCTGCGTACAGCTGCATACGTAAGTTTCCAGATTTCCACATCTTACACGAAATGCACTTGCCTCTCTATACAGAGCTCAGCAACTGCTTTCCATCATTCTGCTGAGTGTTTTGCGTTGCTACCTGGCGCATTCGTCTACATAAAGCGCATCTGCGTGTATGCACGCATCTCATCGTATTTCTCGAGGCGcccaaatatatatatatatatatatatatatattccaCACGCAAGCATATTATATACACAGGTAAATACGAttatacacacatatatatgtatatatgtatctgtatatacagcTCGACCCTGATGTGTACGGGTGTCTCTACACACGAGTGAATGCGTCATTTTTTTCTCAGAAAAGGGCGGGAGTTTTCACCGACCTGCCACTTGGCCGCATGCTTTTTGCTGCGGACTTCGGGGGCGAGCTTGCGGGCCTCGTTTCGTGCTTCATGGTCTTTCAGACGCTTCTCCATTTGTTCTCGAACTTCCTTTTCCACTTTCGAAGGATCCTGGAAGGAGCGAAACGGCGACATCGCGACGCAGGAGTGGAACggacgagagacgcacaatgaaggacgaggcgaaaaATGGGGAACCGAGCGCAACGGGTGATGCAGGGAAACACGCTGACACCGACAATTTTGAcgccggcagagaaggccaCGACGcccaagaggagagaaggggaagagacggacgatCAAAAAACTCagcaagaaagcgagactTACTGCGACAGCCTGGTCTCCAAGCACCCGCATCAAGTTGGTGAGTTTCACTttcggaggcggcggcggcatCAGACCTGAAGGCCAAACGGCAAAGATTGAGAAACGCAACGCTCCTCTCCCGTCCTTTTTTGAGAAGACGAAtccgcagagacagagagacactcaAATATGCATCTGCACGCACTTAGGTCCAGAAGCATGCAACAAGGTGTTGACGACGCAGGCCGATGCTTGAGAAGGTAGACTGAGGCTCTCGCTCCGGGATTCAGAGCCACCAAACGCACATTTCATGCGACTGACAAAGAGCTAGCTATCtagacgcacacacacacacgcatgaACGTCAATATAGATACGTAGGCTTGTCGTTCTTTGCGTGACTGCACGTCGCTGTGAGTGCATTTATCTCGCACTGGAGCCTGGCGATCCCTGTGTCTCCAAACTCTCCCAGCTCTGCCGTGCAGGCATGAAGCCCCCTTATTGGCCTCTGTACCGCACGCTGcatgcctctgcatgcgcacgagaagagaggtaGAACGGCACCTGcactgcgtctctgcgttttggAGACCGAGTTCCTACCCATTCGAATTTtgtcttgcttctctctttccttctcctgtcgcttccgcCGTCGGAGTTTCTTCCTAAAAAGTCGAAAAGACGCGCGGTGAAAAACGGGCGGGAGTGGCCACAGACAGCTCGTAACTGACGCAGCCAGCGCATCCCAAACTTTACACGTTTTCATCCACAAATACTAGTCCACGCCCCCTTAAACCTAAAGAAATGCGAAAATGCACTCACCAACTTCTCTATCGGCCTACATGTGCAGTTCTACCTACATCGTCGCTCTGTCTTGGTACAGATGTTTGCTTTTTTATCGACGCTGATGACGCGTCCATGCACATGCGCCCACGGCATACGTGCGGATACGGATCCACCTCTGcatatagatgtatgtaGATAGCTGTGGAAAAGGACATGGAGACAAACGTATAACTGTGTATACGTATATTGTGACAAAATGCGTTTCTCTGCAAGGGTGCTCCGCCTCACCGTTCCTGTTTCGTAAGGTACATGTTGATGATGACGTTTGCCGCCGCGTCGATTGCAGGCTTCACGGGAACGGGATGCTCCACGAGGTTGTCTAGGGCATCCTGGAAAACCCGTTGGACACAGAAGTCGCTCGAAATTACTTGCTACCGTTTCCACTTCGCCGCACTTCAGAAACATCCACGATCCCCGCTCTCGAAAAGCCAGCGAATCTCCTGGGGGCTGCGTCTTCTAACCTCGAAGGATGGCCAAAGGTGAAAAAGGACGCATGCCAATCGTCGGATTTCGAGCCCAGCTCCCAATCCCACGCCTCACcatttctcgcctctcccccgTCTACACGCACACTCTCGCgtcatatacatatacatatatatatatatgaatggAGAAAACGGTTCAGTTTTCGCTAgagcttttcttcgcctgaCTTCTTGCGGCAGAATCGCGTCAGGATGGGAGGCGTCGCTCTTGAGAATGCTTGCGTCCCACGGCTCGACACTGGGAGTCTGCGGAGTCTGTGCACGAggaacacacacgcagagaagagaaaggaacggatGCGACGccggaaaaacgcggaaacgcgcaagACCGCGAGAAAACACGGCGGGGGAGTcggcagaggcgaaaaagacgcctgaaaacggaagagactAGGCAGCACTGTGGAGACGTGCCACGTGCGAGAGGGGAAACCTTTCCCCAGCGCTCGTTTACCCATGCTTTGGCCAAGAAGTCAGGggtcgtttcttcctcgctggccACAGGCGActtgtcttcctccttcgcGGGTCCGTCGGCCTTTGCACCCTCCACAGGGACACCCGGCCTTCCGCGGGCGCGCTGGTCTTCGCCCCGCTCGCGCTCGCgttcggccttcttctccatcatGTGCTGGTGATGCAGCATCTGCTGCTCCTGCTGGATGTACCGCCCGGCTTCCACGAACTCGAAcgctttccgctttctctgaAGGCgcaaaaagacgcaaacggACCGCACATacacagaggaaggacggtaacgggggagaaacgatggagcgaagagactcagaagggaaggagagaagaagagagagcagggaaggagagaaaaagcaagggAAACACCGCAGGCCGACGCGGAGCACGAGACgcgcagcgagaagcggaaCAAAAAGGAAGACTTTAGCgtgagaagaggacggagacggactTTGTTACGAGCAGTCTTGACTGGAATCGAAGGGTCGAACCAAGGCTGCTCGGAGATGTCCTCGACGACGGCTTCGCGTGCCCCCGCAGCGCCCAAGGCCTTCGCGGTCTCCTCAATCTGgacaggaaaaaggcgaaaccCGAAAGAGGTGAACAAACAGCCGGAatgcgaaggcgacgcgaacACAGAGTTGGAAAGGCCAAAAGGACGACGAAGCGCGAaaacaacagagacagaacacAGCTGGCCAACAGGCGAGGAACCCGTCCGTAGCCGACCAGCGCGCGCGGCCGCTCCTCTGCAAAGAGGACCTCTCTCCCGAGGCGTCCCTTGTGCTTCTTTGACGCGGAacctcttttctgcttcttcctccgccacctgcttccttctgcgttctctcacctcctcttctgtcttctctctctgccttctcacctttctttcttctctctctgccttctcacctttctttcttctctctctgccttctcacctttccttcgttttgaGCTCGGCGGTTGATCTTGAGGTCGCTGACGATGGTGCGTTTTTGGAGGGGGACgacttttccttcttcgtcgacttCTCTGCCGAATTTGtcgaagcggagaggccgcggTCTCGCCTTCAGGACTGCGGCCAGTTTCTCCTGCTTGAggcgctccgcctcctcggcttctTGCTTCTTCAGTTGCTGGTCGTgaagcaagaggaagagttGCCGTTGCCTCGGATCCGCCGGCATCGCATCCCCCGCGGGACTGGGTCTGCTCACTTCCTGTCCACTCTCGGCCGCACCGAGAAGCGCCCTCAGAGTCAACGGCTGCGTCCCGCCCGCAGttggctcttctcgccccgtccccactgtgtctcctgcgcccGACGCGGGCCAGGAGGCTCGCAGCGTCGGCGCGTCGAGAAGTTGGTCGCGCTTGGCCTTCGCGGCCGCAGCGAGGGCGGTCGCCTGCGCGACGGCGATCGCCGAGgaggctgcggagacgctcgcggccttctcgccggtgAGttccgctgcagccgccgctgGACCTCGCGGGCGCTGACTCGCCTCCAGACCTTGGCAGGCCTTGAGTTGCTCCTGAATTTGTTTCTGAATCATCGCGgcgcgcttcgccttctccagcgcctgGCGTGCGGCGCTTGCAGCCGCCTGCAGCGAAACCGacaacgaggaaggaaacgcaccGGCTGCGGCAACCGGGgctgcaggcgaggaagaaggcggttGATCGCTCGcctgcagaaagagagacagcagagagagggaaaagcgggGAAAAGTGGACCtgcgagcggagacagaaagagacggagaggggcAAAACAAAAACGGGCGCGAGGGACAGAGTCAAGAACTgcgagcgaaaaagaagaggcttGTGGACGAGAACACAACGAAGAGGACACATCCACGAggacgcgaaaaacgaaaacatCTAAATAggggcgagaaacgaggacagagccagaacagagagaagaacacagacgaggcgcgcgcacAGGACGAGCCGGCGGAGCGTCTCAGTCGCTCAGAAaggcggggaaaagaagagaagaatcgTGAGAGAGACCGCTCTCGAGGGCAGAAAAACATCAGTCGTGgaacagaaacgaagcgccAATCTGTGGGAAGCGGCACGCGTGTGCGGAGCGGAGAGCCGACGCtggcgaagaacggaaaaaaaATTCTCTTACAATCGCGCCCCATCGCGTCCGTCTGGCCTTCTTTGAGTCATCCTCCCCGGGCTTTGCAGTCCCGTTTGGCTCAGTTTGCGGCTCCATTTTCCAGGTTTTTGTGACCGTTCCCGCCTCGGCgaccagaggaagaaaacggagatgTCGCGTCTGTCTTCACTTGCGGGTTTTCTCGTTCGTTGCGGACCACAAAAGGACACCGGCcgctgcgctctctccgcgtcctctctATCGGGCAATGCAGGCGAAGCGCGTTTTGTTGGCAAAGCGAGCAAGTCTCCGcttcgcagagaagacggcgaccCGGAAGGGAacccgcgcgagagagagaaccaaggagaggaaaggcaaaagggaggaaagacgaaagggaggaaagacgaaagggaggaaagacgaacgggaggaaagacgaacgggaggaaagacgaaagggaggaaagacgaaagggaggaaagacgaacgggaggaaagacgaaaaggaggaaagacgaaagggaggaaagacgaaaggaggaagagacgaataAAACACCTCTtgcagaagacgggaagagactCGAGTTTTCTGTCCCGGAAAGAAAAATGTGAACTCCCTTTCTGGGTGAAGGGAAGTGGACGCAGGGTTCCGCCCGAGAAGCCGCAGTGCGtcagaagaacagaaagaacgagggagaaaagtcGAAGGACACAAAACGCAGAGAACTCTACTCTACAGTGGCCGGAACGAGCTGCCGGAAAGATGAAGTGGGGAGCGAACGGCAGAGAGGACACGAGGACTTCTCTCACAAgagagacgtggagagaagagaaagagagaggaaagaggaggaaagagggagaagactGGGTCTCGCCCTTGGCGCGGCTCTTCGTTTCGACGGAATCCGGAAAAACACCGGCGGCAGCGCATCCGCCCCAGGCAGGAatgcagaagagacacagtcCAGCCGATTTATACAGACTCTGCTGGAAAAGACGttgaaaaaaaggaagagacttCTTCTCTGAAAGGACCAGGCGGGGTTTTTCGCgcgttgcttctctctcgttctcgcttttttgtgTCTGCCACAGCtgggcgtgcatgcacttcgTGAAGTTCGCGCAAAATCCTCCTCTCCGGATTTGATGCCGGACCACCGGTTTTGCTCTCGACTTGAGTCcacccttcttctctgtgtctccgctttcggctcttctcgctttccgtctttcctctttttttgtttctccttccccctcctTTCACCACAAAGGCCTCGCAACTCGTGGCCCGACTCGGTCTATCCGCAGGGACCTTTCCCTTACACTTTCAGACACAcgtgtctttcctctgtgaCAATTTTCAgattttctttttctcgtctgctATTTCGAACCTCGCTCTGCTAGAgtcggagagaggagcggagaggGACGCGAAACGGGCGAGATGTCAATGCCGCTTTGAAAGCGTCTCTCCATGGCGGCAGAGCCGGTTTtgggttttctctgtctcctccggaGAGAGGTTCTTCGGGGGAGACACATGAGAATTCGCCGCCATCTCTTTGCGTctgcgccctcgtcctcttcttttcccgcaTCGTGTGGAtggtcttttttctccgctccCGGCATCGTTCTTCGTGCTCAGTCGTCCGCCCCATATTTCTGCACTGCCGTGAGACCCCGTTACGCACTTTGTGTGAGATCTCAACACTTCCGCGCTCTctcagagaaaacgcaaacAGATACTTGCTCTGCCCGCCGCATTTCACCCTCCCCCCCCTCTTGCTCagtgccttcctcttctctctcatcttGCCGGTCTGCTCGTCCTGCcgcctcccctttctcttcggcctcgaGTTCTTCATCtccatcctcttcttcccctttttcccctctctctcgttcccccttttctcctgccttcGCTCTCCATCCTCGTCTGTTCTCCCCTCGgttcccgtcttcccttttctccttgccttctgcatcttcttcgtctacttcctttccttcttcgtctcctttcttttcttcttcgtcttctcctctctgtgtttcaAGACGCTTCTCGACTCGCAGCATCAGCGGCAGATTGTTCTACAAACGCCGCCCGCTGCAAGTCCCGAAGCTGAAGCCTCCCAACATTCGCAGGTGAGCCTgagcaaaagaaaagagacaggacgacaaagaggaaagagcggaagCGGGAAAACATGCTGATCTCAGGCTCCCTTGGGCTcacttctcttccttctcctttcttttctcattcttcttcatctcctcccttcgtctctttctgtcatctctcctctggtcttctttctcgttttcgcgcgacgtgtgctgtcttctcgcgttccttctctcctttctttcttccctcattctttctcttctttcctctcttccctcgtctttgttctctctctctggtttcgCGCGActtttttgcttcctccttttcctcttcgcgtttgCAGCAAGTGGCTGGAAGGCGCtccgcagaagaaaggcattTGCGTCAAGGTGAGACTTTC of the Neospora caninum Liverpool complete genome, chromosome XII genome contains:
- a CDS encoding Similar to uniprot|Q03338 Saccharomyces cerevisiae YDR473c essential splicing factor, related, producing the protein MEPQTEPNGTAKPGEDDSKKARRTRWGAIASDQPPSSSPAAPVAAAGAFPSSLSVSLQAAASAARQALEKAKRAAMIQKQIQEQLKACQGLEASQRPRGPAAAAAELTGEKAASVSAASSAIAVAQATALAAAAKAKRDQLLDAPTLRASWPASGAGDTVGTGREEPTAGGTQPLTLRALLGAAESGQEVSRPSPAGDAMPADPRQRQLFLLLHDQQLKKQEAEEAERLKQEKLAAVLKARPRPLRFDKFGREVDEEGKVVPLQKRTIVSDLKINRRAQNEGKIEETAKALGAAGAREAVVEDISEQPWFDPSIPVKTARNKRKRKAFEFVEAGRYIQQEQQMLHHQHMMEKKAERERERGEDQRARGRPGVPVEGAKADGPAKEEDKSPVASEEETTPDFLAKAWDALDNLVEHPVPVKPAIDAAANVIINMYLTKQERKKLRRRKRQEKEREKQDKIRMGLMPPPPPKVKLTNLMRVLGDQAVADPSKVEKEVREQMEKRLKDHEARNEARKLAPEVRSKKHAAKWQVDINAQQLHLAGVAVICPSSLKTIVLVEGSLVSIKRFRSLMLRRIKWRELEGSSAVDDDEDEEDAKPDVDDESCCLVWQGTVRTNSFSGWKIHRVAGEADGKKIFKLAHVEHYWDMAQKFRPVSNDL
- a CDS encoding putative ribosomal protein S12 → MAAEPVLGFLCLLRREVLRGRHMRIRRHLFASAPSSSSFPASCGWSFFSAPGIVLRAQSSAPYFCTAVRPRYALCVRSQHFRALSEKTQTDTCSARRISPSPPSCSVPSSSLSSCRSARPAASPFSSASSSSSPSSSSPFSPLSRSPFSPAFALHPRLFSPRFPSSLFSLPSASSSSTSFPSSSPFFSSSSSPLCVSRRFSTRSISGRLFYKRRPLQVPKLKPPNIRSKWLEGAPQKKGICVKVRVQTPRKPNSGLRKVARVRLSTGRTVLVYIPGIGHNLNVHSTVLVRGGRCKDVPGCNYKAVRGVADLLPVKNRERKRSKYGVKLSSEKKEWRLQRWNNKHLTIEKDRDMFNQFRWMTWKDEEGQMRTSPLADDEEVPRHVHLFNRWYRLKMQREGKET